The genome window taattatagcTAGCTCTAACTAATAACTTGCTAAAGTTTTAATTGGTGAAGGGTTATATATTTTTCCCACCTCTATGATATCAATTAGCTAGTCCTTTCAACATGGCGTATAAACACAGTTTCTAAGTCCGGTGGAGTGAAGAACTCTCTTGCTCCACCACCACGATAGTTGCACTTCAAAGAAGGTTTTCTCTTCCTAGGAGCTGGTGGACACTTCAACGTGGTTGGAATCTTTGCTTCTTCCCCTTTTGGTGTCGTTGAACACTCTTCCAAGTCaccttcttcatctttttcttcttctttggtgGTAAATATTGGCTTCAATGGCGCTCGTGAAGGGATTCCAGCGATGACCCATTTTCTAGTACTATCTGACTCTTCCACTTGTGGCTTCTCTGAGAACCCCATATTTAACCACCAAAAGGGAAATATATGAATATGTATGTATAGGAAGGAATAAT of Glycine soja cultivar W05 chromosome 1, ASM419377v2, whole genome shotgun sequence contains these proteins:
- the LOC114409586 gene encoding cyclin-dependent protein kinase inhibitor SMR6-like, whose protein sequence is MGFSEKPQVEESDSTRKWVIAGIPSRAPLKPIFTTKEEEKDEEGDLEECSTTPKGEEAKIPTTLKCPPAPRKRKPSLKCNYRGGGAREFFTPPDLETVFIRHVERTS